Genomic DNA from uncultured Desulfuromusa sp.:
TGTTAACCAATTCGGCGGCATTGCCATCGGTCGATTCAAAATCAAGAAACTTCGCCAGCTGTTTTTTCAAACATGCTTCGTTGTGACGAAGGGTCTGCTCATCAAGAAGATTGCGTTCTGCCGACTTCCCTGACGGATCGCCAATCATCCCGGTCGCTCCACCGACAAGAGCAATCGGCTTATGTCCAGCCAGCTGGAAATGCTTGAGCATCATCACGCTCACCAAATGACCGATATGCAGAGAATCAGCTGTAGGATCAATCCCGACATAAGCTGAGGTCATTTCTTTCTGAAGCTGCTCTTCCGTTCCGGGGGTAATATCGTGGATCATGCCACGCCAGGTCAATTCTTCGATAAAATTCATATCCGCTACTTATCTGTTGTTAATGTTATCAAATTGCCCCTGCTCCTCGTCTTTCCGAGGAAACATCTCAATAACTCCATCGCTATGGTTCGCCTTGCCTCACGAGCCCTGCTGAATCCGCTCGATAGCCTCACAACGCCCCGTCTCTTCGTTAAGAGTCAACAGCACTCCACAAAGAAACGGATCTTTTTTTGCAACTTCAAGTCTAACCGGCAGTTGAGTCAGGAAACGATCGGTCGCACTTTCTTTCTGGTTTCCAATAATGGCATCCTGACTTCCGGTCATACCAACATCGGTTAAATAACCAGTCCCTGCAGACAAAATACGCTCATCAGCAGTCTGCACATGGGTATGAGTTCCGACGACTGCCGAAACTCGCCCGTCCAGATAAAACCCCAGGGCCTGTTTTTCACTGGTTGCTTCGGCATGAAAATCGACGAAGATAATGGGGGTCACCTGCTCCAGCTCTGCTATCAAAGAATCAGCTGCACGAAAAGGGCAATCCAGATTCTTCATAAAGACCCGCCCTTCCAGATTCAACACACCGACTTTAACTCCGGAAGCCGTTTCATAAACACCGCTGCCATGGCCGGGAAGTCCGGGCGGATAATTTGCCGGACGCAACAGGCGCGACTCCTTTTCCAGCACCGGCATGATCTCTTTTTTATCCCAAATATGATTTCCTGAGGTCACCACGTCAACACCGGCATCGAACAGCTCACGCAACACCGAAGCGGTCAAGCCATAGCCTGCGGCAGCATTTTCCCCGTTAACAACAACCAGATCAACAAAATGCTTATCAATCAACCGATCCAGATGATCAGTCAGCGCCTTTCTTCCGGCGCGACCAACAATATCACCGACAAATAACAGCCTCACAAAAACACTCCTTATATAAAAGCAGGACCCGAAGCACATGCCTCCGACCCGGAACACGTGATACGAGCCCTGCTTTACCGATGATACAAAAGTAATGACTACTTGGCGTATTCCACGGCCCTGGTTTCACGGATGACATTAACGCGAATCTGCCCTGGATACGTCATCTCTTGCTCAATCTTACCCGCGATATCTTTTGCCAGCACATGGGAGTAATCATCAGAGACCTGATCACTGGAAACCATGACCCTTATTTCGCGACCCGCCTGAATCGCAAAGCAACCGGTTACCCCCTCGAAAGAGGTCCCGATCTGTTCAAGTTCACGCAGCCGCTTAACATAGGTTTCAAGAGTTTCTCTGCGCGCCCCGGGTCGGGCACCCGAGAGAGCATCAGAAGCTTGAGTCAGAATAGCAAGGACGGTTTCCGGCTTTTCATCTTCATGGTGCGCAGAAATTGCGTGGACAATCTTCGGTGATTCGCCATATTTACGCGCCAAATCACCGCCGTTGACCGCATGAGAACCTTCCATCTCGTGACTGACAGCCTTACCTATATCATGAAGCAAACCAGCCCGCTTTGCCTGCTTGACATTAACTCCAAGCTCAGAGGCCATCATACCGCAAAGGAAAGCGACCTCAATGGAGTGAACCAGCACGTTTTGACCGTAAGAGGTTCGATACTTCAGCATACCCAGCAATTTAATAATCTCAGGGTGAATGCCATGCACCCCGACATCAAAGGTCGCCTGTTCTCCTGCCTGCCGGATCTCTTCATCAACTTCCTCTTGAGCCTTTTCGACCAATTCCTCAATCCTGGCGGGATGAATTCGACCATCAGCAATAAGTCGCTCCAAAGAAATCCGCGCAACCTCCCTGCGAACAGGATTAAAGCCCGAAATCACAACAGCTTCCGGGGTATCATCAATAATCAAATCAATCCCTGTTGCAGCTTCAATAGCGCGGATATTTCTCCCCTCACGACCGATAATACGTCCCTTCATTTCATCCGAGGGCAGAGGAACAACGCTGACGGTCTTTTCTGCAACAAAATCTCCAGCATAGCGTTGGATAGCCAATGCCATGATTTTTTTGGCTTTTTTGTCCGCAACTTCGTGGGCCTCTTCTTCTATTTTTTTAATCCCTTTTGCGGCATCATGACGCGCTTCGCTCAGCATTGAATCCATCAGCTTCTGCTTTGCCTGTTCACCGCTCATACCAGAAATATCTTCCAGCTTTTTCCGCTGGTCAGTGTAAATCTGCTCAATCTCATTGCTTTTTTTCTGCAACTGCTCACTTTGTTGTCGATATTGATTTTCCCGCTGATTTAGATCTTCGCCTCTCTGATCAATATGATCCTGCTTACGCTCCAGGTTTTCTTCTTTCTGCTGGAGACGGTTTTCTTGAGATTGTATTTCCCGGCGCAATTGCCTGGCTTCCTGCTCCCAGTCCGTTTTTGCCTGAAGAACAGCATCTTTAGCTTGAATGGTGGCTTCCTTGCGGAGAGCGTCAGCCTCTTTTTTCGCGTCATCCACCAGCTTCTCAGCCTCAACTCGAGCATTATTGACAGTTGATTCCGACAATTTCCGCCGCAAAACCATACCAAGAATAATTCCTACTGCCAAAGCAGCCAGAACGAATATAATTGTTAAAATATCAGTCTGCACGTTTAATATCCTCTCTTTTCAGAGTTATGATGAACCTGCCAACGAACTACGACAGGGAATGAGCCTTGACTCGGTTGCAATGAAGTCGAGAGGCCGATCGTGAACCTCTGCCGGCAGCAGGGTTAAAACCTGCGCCTCAAAACTTAAACCTACTGTAACCGTTTTTACCGACGTCTTCTCCAATTGCCGGTCATAATAACCACGACCGTAACCAAGTCGATGCCCCCTCAAATCAAAAGCAATACCGGGGACAACGATCAAATCAAGTGTGTCTACAGAGATACCTTCTCCTGCCACTGGCTCTGCCACCCCAAAGCAGCCGGGCGATAAATCAGCAGCGGCAAATACTTCAAAAAATTCAAGCTCGTCACCATTCACTCGGGGATAGTAAATTTTCTTATCCCTCCTCTGAGCTGCTGCAAAAAT
This window encodes:
- a CDS encoding TIGR00282 family metallophosphoesterase; its protein translation is MRLLFVGDIVGRAGRKALTDHLDRLIDKHFVDLVVVNGENAAAGYGLTASVLRELFDAGVDVVTSGNHIWDKKEIMPVLEKESRLLRPANYPPGLPGHGSGVYETASGVKVGVLNLEGRVFMKNLDCPFRAADSLIAELEQVTPIIFVDFHAEATSEKQALGFYLDGRVSAVVGTHTHVQTADERILSAGTGYLTDVGMTGSQDAIIGNQKESATDRFLTQLPVRLEVAKKDPFLCGVLLTLNEETGRCEAIERIQQGS
- the rny gene encoding ribonuclease Y yields the protein MQTDILTIIFVLAALAVGIILGMVLRRKLSESTVNNARVEAEKLVDDAKKEADALRKEATIQAKDAVLQAKTDWEQEARQLRREIQSQENRLQQKEENLERKQDHIDQRGEDLNQRENQYRQQSEQLQKKSNEIEQIYTDQRKKLEDISGMSGEQAKQKLMDSMLSEARHDAAKGIKKIEEEAHEVADKKAKKIMALAIQRYAGDFVAEKTVSVVPLPSDEMKGRIIGREGRNIRAIEAATGIDLIIDDTPEAVVISGFNPVRREVARISLERLIADGRIHPARIEELVEKAQEEVDEEIRQAGEQATFDVGVHGIHPEIIKLLGMLKYRTSYGQNVLVHSIEVAFLCGMMASELGVNVKQAKRAGLLHDIGKAVSHEMEGSHAVNGGDLARKYGESPKIVHAISAHHEDEKPETVLAILTQASDALSGARPGARRETLETYVKRLRELEQIGTSFEGVTGCFAIQAGREIRVMVSSDQVSDDYSHVLAKDIAGKIEQEMTYPGQIRVNVIRETRAVEYAK
- a CDS encoding 5-formyltetrahydrofolate cyclo-ligase, with translation MGKALIRKQLLALRRQLDATTHSQLSQQVQQQLLRSDCFVQAKTIALYSPINNEVATEKIFAAAQRRDKKIYYPRVNGDELEFFEVFAAADLSPGCFGVAEPVAGEGISVDTLDLIVVPGIAFDLRGHRLGYGRGYYDRQLEKTSVKTVTVGLSFEAQVLTLLPAEVHDRPLDFIATESRLIPCRSSLAGSS